The genome window GAGGCCAAAGCGAAGAAGATACGAATAATCCACAGCAAAAGGAGGCTTCTCCAGCTCCAGCGCAAGGAAGAGCTTAGCCACAACATCAGGTACGTTTCCAAGGTCCCCGTGAGGCTGGTCATGGACCGCGACTACCTCGTCGTTCACCCTCACGACTCCATGGCAACTCTCATCGAGAGCATGGGCGAGGAGGAAAGCTCCGCTATCGTCGTTGATTCCGATGGAAAACTCGTCGGATTCGTCACGATGAAGGACATACTCCACCTCTTCGACGTCCCCCGGAGGCACTCCATAGTGGGCTTCGGCCTGCTGAAGAGGTACTCCGTCACGAGGGCGACGAGGGTGGAGGACATAATGGTCACCAAGCCGGTAACCGTGAACATCAACGACGAGCTGGGGCACGCCATAAGGATAATGCTCGAAACCGGAAAGCACCACCTTCCCGTGGTGGACGACGGTGGCAGGGCCCACGGCCTGCTGGAGGTTAAGGACATAATACGCCTCATACGCCTCGTCTCCCTCTGACCACTAAAATCGGGTGTTACCATGGACGTCTTCCTGGAGCTGGCGGTCATACTGATTACGGCCAAGCTGATGGGCTACCTAAGCTCGAGGCTCGGCTTTCCCGCGGCCTTGGGTCAGATAATAGGGGGAATAATCCTCGGTCCGTCCCTTCTGAACTTCGTGGCCTACGGCGAGGGCGTTCGGCTCATCTCCGAGCTGGGCGTCATAATGCTCCTCTTTCTGGCCGGTCTCGAAACGGACATGGAGGAGTTCAAGCGCGTCGGCCTCCCGGCCTTCCTCATAGCCTCCCTGGGTGTTGCTGTTCCCTTCATCTTCGGCTACGCTGTGGCACTCAGGTGGGGCTACCCGGGAATGGAGGCCCTCTTCCTCGGCGGCGTCATGACGGCGACGAGCGTCAGTTTAACCGCGAGCGTTCTCATGGAGATGAAGCGCCTCAGGACGAGGGTCGGTGCGGCTATCCTGGCCGCCGCCGTGGTGGACGACGTCCTGGGCATAATAATCCTTA of Thermococcus celericrescens contains these proteins:
- a CDS encoding CBS domain-containing protein; translation: MDTLNAGEKSHEAKAKKIRIIHSKRRLLQLQRKEELSHNIRYVSKVPVRLVMDRDYLVVHPHDSMATLIESMGEEESSAIVVDSDGKLVGFVTMKDILHLFDVPRRHSIVGFGLLKRYSVTRATRVEDIMVTKPVTVNINDELGHAIRIMLETGKHHLPVVDDGGRAHGLLEVKDIIRLIRLVSL